A single region of the Palaeococcus ferrophilus DSM 13482 genome encodes:
- a CDS encoding PKD domain-containing protein, with translation MAFAWRTDLIEGLSGGTVVEDEEIIIGDRKDVVYIYEDESGELIRSFDRAFQKWDEMAAGDVNGDGKAEIVHADRSGDKIYVYSLYGLILSRKSTNFEVGDDIAVGDLNGDGRAEIVHADRNNWIKIYDGNIDLINSFKVEQFADGDSIAIGDLNGDGRGELIHADDSENLVTVYDMYGNALLSFSTDDYFDLKPRDEMATGDLNLDGVDEIVIATQDTANRGIHVFYADLGRGKAGEIAKFTMAFKKGDRIAVGDVNTDVAEEIVWASQSGKVRVFNIGGDLLNGPEGFDTKFTYGAGLAVGDLDGNSIEVGTPTRGALYVEKKLIAVVNSPPVDYEVINETGLFYSQYRTTTSNTVKGSVKSISDATLSTGLSLKGGIVGLSLEANLDFTVQQTLEREKGESFTEEISYEITADMSDGALYVTTAYDVYEYPIIGPPELAVIDGEQQYILVTVPRGPPVVSFLEYESPIHRVGDITTYPSRPENLVGYDVNTLLGSFTMEAGEVGKRYERLMRQLNWEKKSNSFKATISAGLVASGGAFVEATQYVKGSYSTGSVATHEVSFSNETKIVVEYRGRISEPEKRYTVTGYIYRDVEEGHLVLDYVVSDMGDYYWNRKWSPILIDLGLFTITYDLFLSMNTPPECSLTATPESGQFPLEVEFNIGMNDTDSELRWVMNFGDGEEIEGNGTTARHTYTSEGLYIPSLTVYDPWGANSSCIASVNVQYNEEPSVGFTHTPEEPKAGGSVSFTSSANDPDGGIVEWLWDFGDGSSSKERNPSHVYELPGVYTATLTVTDSGGLKAVFSRTITVRPENEPPTADFTFSPENPLTEQEITFRDESSDPDGSIVGWSWDFGDGSSSTDKNPVHAYAGEGNYTVTLTVRDNKGAEDTVKMAVLVEKAPETATSTETESPTETEKEEPSQTPTPSSTGTLKESKTPEPEASQPTSTTEGSPTCGIGLIAGFAILPLLLWRRRSH, from the coding sequence ATGGCTTTCGCATGGAGAACTGACTTAATAGAGGGCCTCTCTGGCGGAACCGTGGTTGAGGACGAGGAGATAATCATAGGGGACCGGAAGGACGTTGTGTATATATACGAAGACGAGAGCGGGGAGCTCATAAGGAGTTTCGACCGCGCCTTCCAGAAGTGGGACGAAATGGCTGCAGGAGATGTCAACGGGGACGGAAAGGCCGAAATAGTACACGCCGACAGGAGCGGAGATAAGATATATGTATACAGCCTCTACGGCCTCATCTTAAGCAGAAAAAGCACCAACTTCGAGGTGGGAGACGACATAGCGGTGGGAGACCTGAACGGGGATGGAAGGGCAGAGATAGTGCACGCTGACAGGAACAACTGGATAAAGATATACGACGGAAACATAGACCTAATCAACTCCTTTAAGGTGGAACAGTTCGCCGACGGGGACTCAATAGCAATAGGAGACCTCAACGGTGACGGAAGAGGTGAACTCATACACGCGGACGACAGCGAAAACCTTGTGACGGTTTACGACATGTACGGCAACGCCCTGCTGAGCTTCTCCACCGACGATTACTTCGACCTGAAACCGAGGGACGAAATGGCAACCGGAGACCTCAACCTCGATGGTGTTGACGAGATAGTGATAGCCACCCAGGATACTGCCAACAGGGGAATTCACGTGTTCTACGCCGACCTCGGCAGGGGTAAGGCTGGAGAGATAGCCAAGTTCACGATGGCCTTCAAGAAGGGGGACAGGATAGCGGTTGGCGATGTGAACACCGACGTCGCCGAAGAGATAGTCTGGGCCTCCCAGAGCGGAAAGGTGAGGGTCTTCAACATAGGCGGAGATCTGCTGAACGGCCCGGAGGGCTTCGATACGAAGTTCACCTACGGTGCCGGCCTTGCCGTGGGAGACCTCGACGGGAACTCCATAGAGGTAGGAACCCCAACCAGGGGTGCGCTGTACGTGGAGAAGAAGCTCATAGCGGTGGTAAACTCCCCTCCGGTTGACTACGAGGTGATAAACGAGACGGGGCTCTTTTACTCCCAGTACAGGACTACAACGAGCAACACTGTCAAAGGTTCGGTTAAGTCCATCTCGGACGCCACCCTCAGCACGGGGCTGAGCCTGAAGGGGGGAATTGTCGGCCTGAGCCTGGAGGCCAACCTTGACTTCACGGTACAGCAGACCCTTGAGAGGGAGAAAGGAGAGTCCTTCACAGAGGAAATCTCTTACGAAATAACCGCAGATATGAGCGATGGGGCCCTCTACGTGACGACCGCCTACGACGTTTACGAATACCCCATAATAGGCCCTCCAGAGCTTGCTGTGATAGACGGGGAGCAGCAGTACATACTCGTGACGGTTCCCAGGGGGCCGCCGGTGGTATCTTTCCTGGAGTACGAGTCGCCGATACACAGGGTAGGGGACATAACAACATACCCGAGCAGACCGGAGAATCTGGTTGGATATGACGTCAACACCTTGCTGGGTAGCTTTACCATGGAGGCGGGTGAAGTTGGCAAGAGGTACGAGAGGCTCATGAGACAGCTCAACTGGGAGAAAAAATCCAACAGTTTCAAGGCGACCATCTCAGCCGGTTTGGTCGCCTCAGGAGGGGCCTTCGTTGAGGCAACCCAGTACGTGAAGGGGAGCTACTCGACCGGAAGTGTAGCGACCCACGAAGTTTCATTCTCCAACGAGACGAAGATAGTCGTTGAGTACAGGGGAAGGATAAGCGAGCCAGAGAAGAGATACACGGTAACGGGATACATCTACCGCGACGTGGAAGAGGGGCACCTTGTCCTCGACTACGTGGTGAGCGACATGGGGGATTACTACTGGAACAGAAAGTGGAGCCCTATCCTCATAGACCTCGGGCTATTCACCATAACCTACGACCTCTTTCTCTCAATGAACACCCCACCAGAGTGTTCCCTTACGGCAACCCCCGAGAGCGGACAGTTCCCGCTGGAGGTCGAGTTCAACATCGGCATGAACGACACCGACTCCGAACTGAGGTGGGTTATGAACTTCGGCGACGGGGAGGAAATAGAGGGCAACGGAACCACCGCCAGGCACACCTACACCTCGGAGGGGCTTTACATACCTTCCTTAACCGTCTATGACCCATGGGGGGCGAACAGTTCCTGCATAGCCAGCGTTAACGTTCAGTACAACGAAGAGCCATCTGTGGGCTTCACCCACACCCCCGAGGAGCCTAAGGCAGGGGGGAGCGTGTCCTTCACATCCAGCGCGAACGACCCTGACGGTGGAATAGTGGAGTGGCTCTGGGATTTTGGGGACGGAAGTAGCTCAAAGGAGCGGAACCCGAGCCACGTTTACGAACTTCCTGGGGTTTACACGGCCACACTCACCGTAACGGACAGCGGCGGTCTGAAGGCAGTCTTCTCAAGAACCATAACCGTAAGACCGGAGAACGAACCTCCAACCGCCGACTTCACGTTCTCTCCAGAGAACCCTCTGACGGAGCAGGAGATAACCTTTAGAGACGAATCAAGCGACCCCGACGGAAGCATAGTGGGCTGGAGCTGGGACTTTGGCGACGGCTCGAGCTCAACCGATAAGAACCCGGTGCATGCCTACGCGGGTGAGGGTAATTACACTGTGACGCTCACCGTCAGGGACAACAAGGGCGCTGAAGACACCGTAAAGATGGCGGTACTCGTAGAAAAGGCACCTGAGACAGCCACCAGCACTGAAACAGAAAGCCCAACGGAGACCGAGAAGGAAGAACCGAGTCAGACCCCAACCCCGAGCAGCACAGGAACCCTCAAGGAAAGTAAGACACCCGAGCCGGAAGCATCTCAACCAACGTCCACGACTGAAGGCTCTCCTACGTGTGGGATTGGTTTAATAGCGGGCTTTGCTATTTTGCCACTCCTCCTCTGGAGGAGACGTTCTCATTAA